Below is a genomic region from Eupeodes corollae chromosome 1, idEupCoro1.1, whole genome shotgun sequence.
AATTTCAGAAGTGGGATATTAACCACAATAACGAAAAAATCCTTCGTGAGTGTAAAtacctgaaaattaaattatctctAATTTAATTTACCTGTCCCTCGCGAGTGAATGCTGAGTGGTAATACAATACactataaaattgtattacagagaaaaaaattattacctaCAACAAAACGAatagaaacgaaaaaaaaaatgtgtttctgttagaattttgtattacaTCACTAGAGACATCATGTTTCCAATTCATTGAATTAGTCTTATCGTGTGAGTACCcccaaacttatttttgtttagtttagtaCAAGCAGCAATGGCAATCTTTTTCTACTACTACTACGTCTAGTATTTGTactaaaacttttattattttaaccgGAAATAATATGGTGTAACACATCATTTATTTTGATTACTTAACTTTGTACTTTAGAATGTAAcacatcattttttttgattacttTTATTATCATTACTTATGttataattacttttattatattcatatcaatcattatttattatattttgtaataagaAACATTACATAACAAAAGGTGGCAACGCCAAGACAAAAGCtctattatatacaaaaaagctttcttttatacATTCCACAAATAATAAATGGATTCCACAAGTGAAAAAAGCTTACTCAGAATCAGTGTTCCCATAACGGCATTATTAATGCTAGATCTAGCATTATAGAGAAGAGAAAagcattatgaaattttaaaataatgctaaATGCTTTTCTGGCAtaattgtttttgagttttgcaTTCTTGAATgccaaaattgatttcaaaagatTGGTTTGATTATAtcatattgtttgaaaaaatcttcttttttctgaaattaCAAACCGTTCTGATTTAACCTTAATAACGCCAAATTACGAAGATTTACACATACGCTCAAAAAActcatgaattttttaaagtataagtTGGAGTCTCAGCAAAGCGCGAAAAACCTAAGGGTGAAGAACAGTATTAAAATGAAGAACTTTGGGATAACTCGttatttatctaaaattatAAGATagataagaaatttatttttaaaaactataaataagaaTGTGATAAGtctgaatgttttaaaattaaataattaactataAAATGTTCCTATACTTAAAAACATTGCGCTGTAAATACCTATTAACATAAAaagctttaagttttgttatttttttttttttttttatacctatGTTTGTTAGGTATTtgcatgtaaaaataaatattattttgcattttttaagatgtttgttttttaatcatcGATATAGACGTTTAtatggattttaaaatctagcattttgttttttgagctcCCATACGATCTagcattataaaatttgaaatctagcattatgaaatttgagattatggcaacACTGCTCAGAATCGTATAAAACGAGAGATCGGTTCAGAATATTTTCATTCACGCTTGGTATCTGCTTAGCGACGACGGTCGGGTCCTTTCCGCCGTCCTCTGTAGGTATTTTGGACGTGGAGTTTGAGAAAAACTCCAGTGTGAGTGTTCTTTTCGACGGTCGGGTGTAGGTTAACGACACTTCTTTTTCCAGAGTTTCCGAACAGACTACCCCTTGAGAATATAAGACCTCATACTACCCCCCCTACAATGGCTGTTTGTATTATCGCCATTTTTTATCTAATTAAGTTGTTAAGCTATAAAAGAGCGGTACCTTTTTTTTCcataaagaagaaataatttaagaaaaaagaattaaaaatgtcttacaCGTCACGAAGGAGCGTTTGTAAAAGATTCGGATTTCTATTTATTAATTACAAAAGTAATACTTACTAAGGGGAGATATTTAACCAAGTTCTTTCTTATAGGGCTCACCCAAAAATGTATCAATATCACTTTTGCAATGGAAActactgtagtacccgtggtctGTGTTTAAACGCTTACCTAGGTCACctatttttttcacgggtactgccttttgcgggaaattgacaaatcctcagAGTACCTTAATTCTCTacatgaaaagtacttttttaatctagctgttcgaattcggcttaaggttgaatccatccctgacaacattactcgcatacagaAATGGTCAAATGCAATTTATGAaactatttgtttcattttgaaaacagggatttgaattttgtaaaaggcCAAAATTTTGGAATAGCATGATCATAAAAGGTAAGAAGGTGTTTAATTTCCTTCGGaagctaaaaaaaaagatgtatcTTTACGCATATTTTGTATAGCAATGGTCGAAATACCCTACTCCTGCATTTAAACATACTCTACAATGTTGTACACGTGTGGCATGTCCTGAGCGTCTTATTTCCTCAGCGgaagttttaattttctgcCTAGGTTCAGTATCACTGCGTATTGGCTGTGCaaaatctttctcttttattCAACCCCAATAAAAATATTCTAGTGGATTCAAGTCCGGTGTGCTAGGGGGCTATGTTATTGTTCCACCACGACCGATCAATCGCTCGGAGAAAGTTCTGTCCAATAAACTTCTGACATTTCTTCCATAATGGGCTGGACATCCATCTTGCCGAAACCACATAGTCTGGAGCAGGTCGAGAGGAATATCATCCAATAATAAACAGATtctgttttccaaaaattctaaataattttcacTATTTAGTGTGTTGCGCAATTCAAAGAGTCCTTTGATTTGCCCATTTAAAATTCCCCACCaccaattaattataaattggtATTGAGATCTTCCTTCTTGTATTAAATGTGGATTTTCTTCCTGCCAATAGTGAATATTGTGCATATTCACATATTAATCTCGTTTAAAGGATGATTCATCACTCCATAAAATTTTGTCGACAAAATCAGGATCTTCTCGACTTTTATCGATCATAATTTGGCAGAACTTAACTCTTTTAGGGTAATCCCTTTGTAATAATGCCTGGGCACGCTGCAGCTGAAAAGGGTGCATATTGTTCTGGTTTAGAATCTTGTAAACAGTAGATTTAGGTTTCTCAGTTGTTCTTTCTATGTCTCTAGTAGAAGTACAtggattattttcaatttccctCAACACAACTTCGTCACTGAGTTGATATTGGAGCCTTCAAATCCTCCCACTGCCAGGGATTATACCTTCCATATAAGAATTATGAATTCTTATAAACACCCGATGGTCAGGACTTGAAGCATTTGGATATCTTTCTGCATACTTCCTAGCTGTTGCTCTTGTTCCGCCACATtcgatataaataaaatgcatcaTAGCATATTCACGCGACGtgtaagacatttttattttttgtttcttaaagtaTTTCTTCTTTATGAGATAAATAAGGTACCGCACTTTTATAGCTTAACAACttaattggtttaaaaattgCGATAATACAAACAGACATATTATTTCcggttaaaataataaaagtgttaGTACAAATACTAGACGTAGTAGTAGTCGTTAAGAAGCGCTGCTTgataaggaaaaaaaatcacCATTGCTGCTTGTactaaacttaacaaaaattagtttgggGGTACTCACACGATAAGACTAATTCAATGAATTGGAAACAAGATGTCTCTAGTGAtgtaatacaaaattctaaCAGAAAGAAatgttgtcctttttttatttgtttttaaaatattgacttattaaattaaaatacttttattttttgaaccaaagctagctttgtagtgttttaaattttttgaaaagctagaAAATCaagcaagtttttaaaaacaattaccaATATTGtgtaatatgatttttttttaataaaactattttaaagttcgatgtaaaaaattatgtttgataagaatatgattttaactactaatattttgcaaaatagggccgaaaattgaaattttttaaatgcaacaatattgaatgtttattcaacattgtaaaatattaaaatatagtaaaaacaaaaatcatttgtttaCAGGGTGATTGAAAAACTGACTAAAAGTAGGCTCTTTCTtgcctttctttgttttttggcTCTATTATTGTTTCTAATGTTTCCGAGTAAACAAGAAATACTCTGCCGGACAAATTCAAGTGGAACAAAGACCTTAAGGAATGATTGAAAGAGTCAAGCTTGGTAGTTTAAGCTTTGGAATGTTTTACCAGTTGAAACATAGTGATAGCAAACTTTTCTGtctctcaaaattgtatttttttgaagtgtTTTATGTTGACGcaataaaacaaatgaatgttaattcatatataaaactttatttcttaACTAATTAAAATCTAAGAAGAGATTGTAAGTGGCTAACTATTCAGGCGGAAATATGATGTATAAGTGCCAAAAAGGCGGCAACCATCGATGGTATTCTCTGACAGCGAATGTTGAGATGACAAGATGACAAGTCAGGTTTGCCAAACTTGAGATTCCGAAAAATAGCAATAATAATGTTGCCAGATTATATCAGCTTCCCCCTCActtaatttggataaaatgcAACCTGTTTGCGAGGCCGCTCAGATCGTCTAAGCTGCGGTGGAGTACCTGAAGCTTGCTGATTTTCTAGAGTGTTTCTAGGATGTATTCTTCGACTTGGATTCGAACTTGTTTGAGATTGCTCAAGATTGGCGTTGGCTTGAAGTGAACTGGAATGCATCATATCGCCAACGTCATTTGAGTCTGGTTTATCATCGTTTGATGCTGCCTGACCAAcgtctgtgttttttttttattgaaataacacTTGGTGGAAAAAtattatcatctttattttcaGTTGGAGACCGCAACTTCATTTGATTCTGGTGGCGTCGGAGTGAACCTGTGCTAGCTCTTACACAGTACATTCTTCTTCCTAAGGTCTTGTCTACAACTGCAGCAATCCATTTCTCTTTTCGTTGATATTGTCGTACGAAAACCGGTTGACCAATACTAAATTTCGTTTTGAATTTCGTGTTTGCTTTGCTTGCTTCTGGGACCATTGTAGAGAGTATAGTGCGATGTTGTCTTCCATGGAGTTTTTCTGCCGGTGAAATTCCAGAATCATCTGGTGTAGAACGATACGTAGAGAGAAAAACAAGGAGAGCTTCGTCCCACCGAGGTGTATCCAATAAAATTTTTCTAAGAGCTGTCTTAAATGTTCGCACCATCCTCTCAGCAGCTCCATTGGATTCTGGGTTAAATGGCGCTGAAGTTACGTGCTTAATTGAGTTATTTCGACAGAAAAGCTGGAACTCATTCGAAGTGAACTGGGTGCCATTATCAGACACCAGAGTTTTGGGAAGTCCTTCTAAAGCGAAAATTGATCGCAACGCTTGAATTGTTGCTTCCGACGTGGTTGATGCCATTCGGACGACGAATGGGAACTTTGATTTAGAATCGACTACAATTAACCACATCTGCTTCTGAAAAGGTCCAGCGAAATCGATGTGTATTAGTTCCCACACTTCTTCAGTTGTCGGCCAGCTGGTGTACTCTCGGGAGAAAGTACTTGCATTATTTTGACATGCAACGCACCTGGAAACGGTTTTGGTGATGTCGTCATCAATGCTGGGCCACCAGCAATAACGTCGAGATATCTGCTTCATTCGGGTGAGTCCCCAGTGTTCTTGATGGAGAATCGACAAAACCTTCGGTTGTAGCTGTTTGGGTATAACTACTCTAGGACTTCCACTGTGGAAGAGAAGAACATTATTAAATAGTTCAAAAGAAAGTCTTCTACGAAAATAAggtaataaagaaatatttgattCTGGATGCATTGAATGACCTTTGTCAGAACTGGGTCGTTCTGGGTCGTTTTTGTTATTGTGTGTGAGTCAATAGGAAAATCTTCAATCGTCATAGAGCTTATTTCATCCACATAGTGACAAGAATCCTCGGACCTATCAAATGTGTCGTCTGGTCCAGTTGGTAAACGAGATAGGCAGTCGGCATTACCGTGTTGTTTTGTAGGACGATAACGTATGGTATACGTGTATCCCATAAGAATGAGTGCCCATCTTTGAAG
It encodes:
- the LOC129944125 gene encoding uncharacterized protein K02A2.6-like, which encodes MTIQRLQRWALILMGYTYTIRYRPTKQHGNADCLSRLPTGPDDTFDSGSPRVVIPKQLQPKVLSILHQEHWGLTRMKQISRRYCWWPSIDDDITKTVSRCVACQNNASTFSREYTSWPTTEEVWELIHIDFAGPFQKQMWLIVVDSKSKFPFVVRMASTTSEATIQALRSIFALEGLPKTLVSDNGTQFTSNEFQLFCRNNSIKHVTSAPFNPESNGAAERMVRTFKTALRKILLDTPRWDEALLVFLSTYRSTPDDSGISPAEKLHGRQHRTILSTMVPEASKANTKFKTKFSIGQPVFVRQYQRKEKWIAAVVDKTLGRRMYCVRASTDVGQAASNDDKPDSNDVGDMMHSSSLQANANLEQSQTSSNPSRRIHPRNTLENQQASGTPPQLRRSERPRKQVAFYPN